The following is a genomic window from Clostridium fungisolvens.
ACTCACTATTTTCATTACCTCTATTAACGTATTATAAGATTAGAAAAGACGGTTGGAGGTATTAAAAAGATGATTGTTGAGATTAAGAATCTTGTTAAAAGATACAAGGATTTTATTGCAGTAGATAATTTAAGTTTATCAATAAAAGAAGGAGAGATATTTGGGCTTCTTGGACCTAATGGCGCAGGTAAAACTACAACTATAAATACTATCTTGGGACTAAGCAAAATAGACAGCGGAGAGGTCAAGATCTTTGGTAAAAGTTTAGATAAGGATGAGATGGAGATTAAGAGGAATATTGGGATAGTTCCTCAGAATATTGCTCTTTTTAATGACCTTAAAGCTTATGAGAATTTAGAGTTTTTTGGCAGGCTTTATGGACTTAGAGGTAGTGTATTAAAATCAAGGGTTGAGGAAGCTCTAGAATTCACAGGACTTTCAGATAGGAAAAAAGATTATCCAAGCAAATACTCTGGTGGAATGCAGAGAAGACTGAATATAGCCTGTGCTATTGTTCATAGGCCAAAGCTTATAATAATGGATGAACCTACTGTGGGAATAGATCCTCAATCAAGAAATCACATACTAGATTCAGTGAGAAAGCTCAATGAAAGTGGATCTACAGTGATTTATACTTCACACTATATGGAGGAGATAGAGGAGCTATGCTCTGATATAACTATCATGGATCATGGAAAGGTCATAGCAAAGGGAACCAAGGATGAGTTGAAGTCACTTATAGATGTTGAAGAAAAGGTAACTGTTACACTTTCAAATGTGAATTATACAATGATTGAGCAGATTAAGAGAATATCAGGTGTTATAGATTGCGTACTTGAGGATAGGAGGCTTACTGTTATATCACAAAAGGGCAGCAAGAACTTGAGTAGGATAATAGATTCAATTAACAATTCAAGTAGTGAAATAGTAGGTATAGATGTTGATAAGCCAAGCCTTGAAGGGGTATTCTTAACCCTTACTGGAAGAAAGTTAAGAGATTAGGAGGGGAAAATGAATATATTATATATAGCCTTAAATACTATTAAACGAAATTTAAGGGACAAGAAAGCATTACTTAGTTCTATTCTGATGCCTATTCTTATGATTATAATACTTGGAACTGCACTTAATAGCCGTTTTCAGAGTACAGAGTTAGATAAGCTTGATATATGTTATCTTAATCTTGATAGTGGCACTTTGGGAAAAGAGTTTGACAGATTCCTTGAAGATGAAGAGATTAAGGAGATACTTAATGTTAAAGTGGTAACTTCAATAGAAGAAGGAGAAAAATTAGTTAATGATAAAAAAGCAGTTTCTCTCTTACTTGTGCCACAGGATTATTCGGAAAAAACGGAAGATGGAAAAGAAGCTACTATTGAAATTTACAATACAAAATATGCTGATTTTAAAAATACAATAGTTGAAAATATAGTAGACGCCTATAATTCTGCTGGTAATACAATAATGGCAATAGCTAAGCTTAATTCAAGTAACAGCCTTAGCTACACCAGGTACAAGGCAGTGGATGAAAGTGTACTTTCTACTGAAGGAAATTCTCCAAGAGGCATAGATTATTACGCCGTAGCCATGCTTGTTTTAGCAATAATGAGTTCTGCAGGCTTTGCTGGTGATGTGATTTCAGAGGATTATTTTTATGATGTGTCTGTGAGAATCAAGTCAACTCCTATAAAGTCTTATGAAAGATTAATAGGAAAAATCATTGGCTGTGTTTTTGATATATTTATCAAGGCAGTAATTATCATAGTCTTCAGTAAATTTGTTTATAAAGTAAACTGGGGAAACAACTTTGGAATGATAGCAATTATTGTAATAAGCGCCGCAGTGTTTTCTACTGTATTTGGAATGTTTGTTGCTATGGTTGTGGGGAATGGAAGCAAAGCTTCTGGAATATTAAATATCTTAAATAATGTTTTTACTTTTGGTGCAGGTGGATATGCGGTACTTTTGACTAGAGAGTTAGGTGAATCTGTGATGATGCATCTTTCACCAAACTTTTATCCTCAAGCAGCTTTATTCAACGTAATATATTCAAATAACTACAGTGTAAATATCCATTTCTTTAATACTTTTGGATATATTTCAATGCTTTGGGCCGCTGCAGTACTGTTATTTATAGGTTTTATAACAGTTGAAAGGAGGAGAGTAAGATGACAATCTTCATTGCAAATTTAAAAAGGATATTTAAGAGAAGATTAAATAGAGTGATAATATTTGGTGCACCAATAGTTTTTGTAATTATTGCTTTTTATTTAGGTACTAATGGAATCAGTGTAAATGTAGGAATTGTAGATAAGGACAATACAGAGTTTACTCAGAGTTTTATAAAAGGGCTTCAGGGAAAAAGTGATGTAGAGATTATGAATGAAGATATTATGAAAACATCTATTATGAATAAATCCCTAGCCTATGGCATTGTGATAGATAAAGGTTTTACAGAAGATATGTTAAATGGTAAGGATGTGAAGCTTAAAACCTACAGAGCTGACGAGGTAAACATAGCTTCTTCCGTTAAGTTATATATAGAAGACTATATTAGTGCAGCTAAGAATATTTCTAATAATACAAAAGGAAATAAAGAATTATTTTACTCTGCGATGAAGGACTATGAGAAGGGTAAGTTTAACACTGAGAAAATTAT
Proteins encoded in this region:
- a CDS encoding ABC transporter ATP-binding protein; amino-acid sequence: MIVEIKNLVKRYKDFIAVDNLSLSIKEGEIFGLLGPNGAGKTTTINTILGLSKIDSGEVKIFGKSLDKDEMEIKRNIGIVPQNIALFNDLKAYENLEFFGRLYGLRGSVLKSRVEEALEFTGLSDRKKDYPSKYSGGMQRRLNIACAIVHRPKLIIMDEPTVGIDPQSRNHILDSVRKLNESGSTVIYTSHYMEEIEELCSDITIMDHGKVIAKGTKDELKSLIDVEEKVTVTLSNVNYTMIEQIKRISGVIDCVLEDRRLTVISQKGSKNLSRIIDSINNSSSEIVGIDVDKPSLEGVFLTLTGRKLRD
- a CDS encoding ABC transporter permease, whose amino-acid sequence is MNILYIALNTIKRNLRDKKALLSSILMPILMIIILGTALNSRFQSTELDKLDICYLNLDSGTLGKEFDRFLEDEEIKEILNVKVVTSIEEGEKLVNDKKAVSLLLVPQDYSEKTEDGKEATIEIYNTKYADFKNTIVENIVDAYNSAGNTIMAIAKLNSSNSLSYTRYKAVDESVLSTEGNSPRGIDYYAVAMLVLAIMSSAGFAGDVISEDYFYDVSVRIKSTPIKSYERLIGKIIGCVFDIFIKAVIIIVFSKFVYKVNWGNNFGMIAIIVISAAVFSTVFGMFVAMVVGNGSKASGILNILNNVFTFGAGGYAVLLTRELGESVMMHLSPNFYPQAALFNVIYSNNYSVNIHFFNTFGYISMLWAAAVLLFIGFITVERRRVR